Proteins from a genomic interval of Benincasa hispida cultivar B227 chromosome 7, ASM972705v1, whole genome shotgun sequence:
- the LOC120081898 gene encoding palmitoyl-monogalactosyldiacylglycerol delta-7 desaturase, chloroplastic-like, whose translation MTKWEMLDINVPSTYILFVQMLCFFAPFHFNWASLWTAFALYVVTGLGVSISYHRNLAHRSFKLSKWLEYLLAYCAVHAFQGDPISWVSIHRCHHRYVDTERDPHSPIHGFLFSHIAWLLDIPTLNKKVCPKYFSDTRNQERKMYKLFFKQGNPDNVPDLEKQTFYRFIQKSYIFHPMALGVLFYAIGGVPLFIWGMCVRLTVTSHATFMVNSICHIWGKQQWNTGDLSRNNGLVALVTFGEGWHNNHHAFEYSARHGHEWWQIDFGWYFIMFLQAIGLATDVKLPPASKVAAKLS comes from the exons ATGACAAAGTGGGAGATGTTAGACATAAATGTTCCTTCTacctatattttatttgttcagATGCTTTGCTTTTTTGCACCTTTTCATTTCAATTGGGCTTCCCTTTGGACTGCCTTTGCATTGTATGTTGTTACAGGTTTGGGAGTTAGTATCTCTTATCATAGAAATCTTGCACACAGGAGTTTCAAACTTTCCAAATGGCTTGAATATTTGTTAGCTTATTGTGCAGTTCATGCATTTCAG GGTGATCCAATCAGTTGGGTAAGCATACATAGATGCCACCATCGATATGTTGATACTGAAAGAGATCCACACAGTCCGATTCATGGATTTTTATTTAGTCATATAGCATGGCTTCTTGACATACCTACGTTGAATAAAAAGGTTTGTCCAAAGTATTTTAGTGATACTcgaaatcaagaaagaaagatgTACAAGTTGTTCTTCAAGCAAGGAAATCCCGATAATGTCCCTGATTTGGAGAAGCAAACGTTCTACCGATTTATTcaaaaatcttatatttttcatCCAATGGCTCTTGGAGTCTTGTTCTATGCAATCGGAGGAGTACCATTATTTATATGGGGAATG TGTGTTCGGCTTACAGTGACTTCACATGCCACCTTCATGGTTAATTCCATATGTCATATATGGGGAAAACAACAATGGAATACTGGCGATTTGTCTAGGAATAATGG GTTGGTAGCTTTGGTTACATTCGGAGAAGGGTGGCACAATAACCACCATGCATTCGAGTATTCAGCAAGACATGGTCATGAATGGTGGCAGATTGACTTCGGTTGGTACTTCATCATGTTTCTTCAAGCAATAGGATTGGCGACTGATGTTAAATTACCCCCAGCTTCAAAAGTAGCAGcaaaactttcataa